From the Helianthus annuus cultivar XRQ/B chromosome 17, HanXRQr2.0-SUNRISE, whole genome shotgun sequence genome, the window ATCCTTGTGTTAACCGCTATACTAATGGACTAGACACAAGACTTCTGTTCGACCCATACATATGTGGCCTACGGCCCAAATGAcaataaacataacataacattgTTTGACCCATTACTAAATAAActgaaaacaaataaacataaaccGGCCCGAGGCCCATAGCTTGTAACTCGGATGATCTTGGTTACCATAACGATCTTCATTCTCCCCCTTAAGCAAGAACATCCGAGGCCTTCGATCACGATCACTCCTTGCGGTTGTTGGTGACCTCGATCTTGACCACCACGTCATCGTCGTCGCTTGAATCGTCGATCCATCCGCAATTGCTTGAGCTTTCGGCCATTCCAACTTTCTCTCTTGCACGCTCCTTCTTGATGTAATCAAAATACCATTCGACCAACTCTAGATAATAAATGAAGGCGACCTTCATTTCGTAAGCGTCATCCGCGTCGTAGCCATACTTCACCGATATCTCGCCCCACTTGTCTTTCTCCATTATCTCATCAAACCCACCGTTGTGCTTCACGATGCGGTGTAGTAGTATGAGGCTAAGATCACGTCCATCAATTAACTCCGGCGGCATCGCCTTCTCACAAACAATCCCTAGAAAGTTCGTGATGAACCAAACCAAAATTTCTTTGAACGGTGCATCGAAGAATCTTGGGTGCTTCTTGATTTCCTCGTGTAGTGTGATAAGATCCCCTGGTTCCACGCAACTTTCCATGATTAACCCTCTTTCAACAACGTCCTCCTCGAGTTGAGAGAGAGTTATTGCCTGTTCCCGAAGCATTTGCCTTGATTGGCGTGGATTATCCTTCTCGCCTTCAATGTAGATCAATAATGCCTTCTTTGCTTTCTTGGAGTACACAACCTTCCTAGCGTTTGAACGTTCACCGTacactttctttttgtttttcgaCTTCTCGAATTCCCGTTCATAATAATCCCCCAGACACTCTTGAaattcttctttctctttcttgtAGCCATTATCAACCCCAAGATTATCGTAGAAAGCGTTAAGATAATCTTGTTCCAAATCGGTTTCCGACTTGTCTTCGTATATGTCGAACCCCTTTGATCGACAACCAAACATTTTCTTCAAAACACACTTCTCACCCATAGTAACCGTCTCAATCCCTTGAAACAAGAGTTGTTCTAGACTTAGAACATTCTTGTCAAGTTTTGGTGCGTAACTCACGCACGGGATTGTCTTATCCTTGCCGTCCACCGGCACTCTCACTTCTCCAATTCCATGTACAAACGAAACGTCTTTCTTACTTTCGTTCGTTACAACCCCGAAGTGTCTCTTGAAACACTTAAACAAATTACGGTTTCCCGTCATATGCGTTTTAAACGTGGGATCCACAACCCAGATTGAATCCCATTTACCCCCGCAAGTATCCTTCACAATATAATCACACTCTACTGGCAATGGTGATAATATAATATACTTACTAGGGCAAATTGACGCGATGTGGCCAAACTTCTTGCACTTGAAACACCGAACCCCCGGTTTTCTTGGCCTACCCACTGGTGCATTAGGTTTCTTCCCGTACTTCTTCGCGAAACCTTTTTGAAATACTTTCTTTGGAAACTTTTTCATTGGTGATACCCCGGTCCGCATGGTTGGCTTCCCCTGCGCGTACTCATCCGCTTCCGCCGCCCGGCCGCACTCTCCACTACGAACAAAAACATCATCACCATAATCGGTAACCACCGATTTCCCTTTGTTTCCACGAACCCGGTTTTCTTCTTGATCACAATCCCTTCCGCTTCCTGttaaacctttggctctgataccaatgttggtatcatcgtcgtcatcggaaacccaggaccaatCGGAACGGATGGTATTGTGACCACAAACACAATCGGTTTTGAACAATCCACAACAATCACAAGTGTTCATGATGAATTGATCGAAAACAGATTTGCAAACAATAACTAACCGAATTGAACTTGAACAAACTAGAACTTGATAAATAAACTTGCAAACACACGTTCGGATTTTTTACAAACTAACTGACCAACCGATTAACAAGGAAGTTTGGCAGCCGGCTTTTATAGGGATGAAGAGTCACGTCGTTTCCCAGTCACAACGATTCACGAACAGTTGTGATGTTTCCTAAATAACCGCCCGGTGGTTATTTCCTGATAAGGGACGTGACGTTTCAAAAGCTCCGCCCCAAAATCCTTGTGTTAACCGCTATACTAATGGACTAGACACAAGACTTCTGTTCGACCCATACATATGTGGCCTACGGCCCAAATGAcaataaacataacataacattgTTTGACCCATTACTAAATAAActgaaaacaaataaacataaaccGGCCCGAGACCCATAGCTTGTAACTCGGATGATCTTGGTTACCATAACGATCTTCAGTacctcttgaatgattatgaacaCTTAGCATGTGACATATGATTACAAAAACTATATTACGTCAAGCATTGATGGCAATTATCCCCCTCACTTTCCATATACAATCACATCTTTTTTATAAATTGAATCTGAGTAAACTAATTTATGCATTACATCTAGAATATGGGCAACTTTTGACCCATTTTCTAGTTTCTAGACTATTCATTTGACCCATTAGAGATAAATTACCCTAATCGATtcttattttaataataaaatgcTTCCAGTATCAGATATCAAGTTGATTAAACTTAGGGATTTTTACAATACTATTTGACCCGAGCAATCCACATTGTAGGGCCGGCCATCCAACTCAAGCCCAGAAAGACGATGCTGAGCTGGCAGCAAACAGTTCTCAGAAGTCTCCAATGCTGCTGCAGTTTTCTTCAAGCAGCCAAATGTTCAAAGAAAAAGCTGCTGCATTCTCTTGCAAGGCTTGCCACTTGACTTTCGCTTCAGTTTTTCACCTTAGCAGTCACGTCCAAAGTCAACATATCTCAAATGAAGTTGTAAAGGGAAAAAAAATATTAACTGGATATTTGTGGGACCCAATTGTTTAGTTTTCAAGATTCAAGATAGTTTTGTTCTTTAATGAGGATTTTAAAGGAAATGAAAATGATTATGAAGTCAAGTTATTACATATCTTTAACATGTTATGATCTTTGTTGACGGGTCAAAGTTTTCAATAGTATCGCCCTATCTTAATTCTTAGGTATGGAATTTTAGTATTTTAGGAAAAAAAATTTGAAGGGGATGATGGCAAATCTAGCGCGGGCTAGAGCTAGATGTTGGGGCTTTAATTTAACGCAGGTCCAACTCGATTGTGGTATTGTCATTGGTTTCGTAACAATTTGAAGTTGAATCAGAGTGATTTTATAATCAGGTATTGTTTCTTTTTATATCTTTAGTTCTCATACATATGTTTTACATGATGTGAATCACTTGTAAATTTCACTAATTTCTTTTTATATCTTTAATTCTCATACAAGAACCGGAATATAGCATGTGAATGTAAGGGGTTTACATGATACGCAAATTTAATTCACGTACGCCTTTTAGATTCGTGTGTCTAGTTAGGTCACTTTTTGTTTATTCACAAATGATACACAAATTTGTATCGCGTATCTGACTATTAGATTCATGTGTCCTTATTTTCGTCTTCTCTTGTTATGTATGCCTTTTAAGAGTTTGATGATGATGCAAAATGGCCAGGAATTTGTGGAAATCACTGGGTCTAGATTAGTATGTGATTAGAATAAAGATATTTTTTTATCTTCATTATTTGAGTTAAATGTTAGATTTCAGCTGTTTTTTAGATGTTGGGTTCAAGGTTTGCATTTTGGAATGTTTGTTACTTGTTAGTCACAAACAATCATGCAATTATGACTTGTACCTTATGTAGCTGATGTTGTATCTTGTTATGGGTTTGGTTTtgtttcacaaaaaaaaaatacattttgtaACGAAAAACTAACCTACTTCTAACTAAAGTTACTCATATAATCGTTAATACTTGCGCCAAGGGGTGTTAAACGGGTTGATGGACCCAACCCGACCTAAACCTGGAAATTTAGCACGAACCCGAAATTCTTATGAGATAAATGAACCCAAACAGACACGAATATTCACGGGTTGACTTGAAGACGACCGTTTGACCCGGATTTTTTTTcgcatatttttttattttaaattttacaaCAAACCTCCCAATCCCGCGAATTATTTAGCATATTAAAATtctagactaaacctaaacccgcgaaTTTTAGACTAAAACCAAACCTGCAAATTGTTTAGCATATTAACATTTTAAACTAAACTCAAACCCGCGAATTTTAGACTCAGGGGCTGTTTGACAACATCTGAATGggtaagtgctgaactagtaagaggtctgaaccattaagagttagtataatgcttaatcatGCAAAAACAAATGTCTGACTAATTCAGATTAAAGGTCTTAAAAACAAAACGGGGAATCTCAGGGTTGTGGAAAAGGTTGTGATGCTCGGCTTAACTCGTGTTGCTTGTTGGTGTCTTTGGCTGGCCCGGAATAAAGTGGTTTTTTCGGATACGGAGGTTAATATCGATTCTATGTTTAGTGAAGTTAAATCTTTGGGGTTTTTGTGGTATAAGTATAGAGTTAAAGGCAACCCGATCTCTTGGTCGGATTGGTGTAATTTGTAATTAtgtgattgtttttttttttttttgtcccgGCTCGGTCTTCCAGTTTTAACGTTTATGAAAAATTTcaaaataagtaaaaaaatatTAAAGCTCGAGTGGCTTTTACGGTAGTAATTTTTGAATTACTATAGTGAAACAGTCATAACTTTGGTTGCTATCAGGTGATATTTAGAGTTGACTGTGGTTTGTCCAGTTATACCAGTTCAGACCAAATTTCAAATATGTTccattttcgtccctgacatTCTTTAAACATGCCAGTTTAATCCAAAAAGTTAACGGTCGTTAACTTTGAATGTTAAATGaggggtaaaaacgtaatttcAAAATTTTCTACTTTGTTTTATCTGTATATATATCGTTTTTAAAGAGGTGTAAAAATATTGagaaagaaaataaaaatggAAAACTACCTATTTACCCCTCATTTAATGGTCAAAGTTAACGACCGTTAACTTTTTGGATTAAACTGACATGCTTCAGAAATGTCGGGGACGAAAATAGTACAAATTTAAAATCTGGCCTGAATCGGCATAATTCAACAAACCACAACAACAAAAAAGGGAGTTAAGTCTAATATTTATTTTACCATTAAAAAAACAAGTTGTTTGTGTCAACTGTCAAGATGATTTTACTTTTTTACACTCAGTGTAGACACATTTAGCCATTTACCTTCTTCTGATAAAGAGTCAAACTTTTGACTTCTAAATCCTAACATCAAAAGTCAAAATTAACATCAAGCATTTCAattaagcttttttttttttttttttttttgtgtgtgtgtgcagTAAGGGGAGTAATGGAACTTTCATAAATGGTACATTTCTGGATCCATCTTCGAATTCAACTTTATCAAGTAGCTCGTTACCTTTAAACACCTACGATTCGGTTTCTATTATGAGAATTTTCATGGTGTTACTCTCGAGCGTGGTATTATTGTAAATTGTCATTAAACGTCTTGATTACTCGATTTTGTTCCAACCTAAGAAGCGGGCTGGGATTTAGGTTTGTGGTCGAGGTGGATTCGTTTGTAAAATTTTATCTGTAGAAACAAGCGGATCGAGCATTTGTTCTTCGTAATCCATCATTCTTTGAATGGAATGTTCATAGTTTTATGGTTACGTCTATGACGAGCCTTTTTATTTCGATACATACTAGAAACTATGGGTGTAACTAGGTGAACCTGAGCTCGTTAAAGCTCAAGCTTACTTGTTTCGAGCTCTATATGCCCGTTTCTTATCTACCAAGTAATTAACTATTTTATTCATTAATATGATTACTTTTATGTATATATTTGTAATTctagttttttatatattaaaccaTAATTAAATTATTTAGTCATAATTTTGTATATAATAATACATactatgtaaatatatatttattgtaTAAAACATTCAAGTTCTTGATTAATCCATTTACAATCTCGAGAATCTGTTTTAGTTGATTTTTAATAAGTAGGAAATTACAAAATAGCGGTAGGTAAACGGACAACAAGCTGTGTCGCAACCTCCTTTTGAATTGCAAAACCAATCCTACTTAAAAGTCAATTTTGATAAATTTACCAAAGGGTTACTGATGTTAAAAGTCAAAATTGATAAATTTACCATTATGCCTCTGAAGTGTCTTAAAATATTAAGCTATTTACCATTTTACCTTTTTCAAATGTGTTGCACTCCATTGTACATGTTGTTTCAAAACTTGTATGCATCGTAAAACTATATTCATGTAAATTAGATTTGctttatatagtattatagataAAATTCATATATCTGTCCCTTAATATCTTCCATTCATTATATAACTGTTTTCAtcataataaaaaaaacacacacaaacttTCTTAATCTTTTTAACCATTTTAAGTACAAACTAGTATTAAGGCCCATACATTATCGGGTGTAAAACCATAACAAATAGGAGTGGGCTTGAGATGGGCTCATTAGGTAATGGAATAGAAGCTCTAGTATTTAAACCATGCATGTCCCCTTGTCTTCAAATTCTTGCATCAACATACGGCGATGTATACATCTTCTGGTTTTGGGGTGAGCAATATTTCTGGCTCAAGTTTTTCTCCAAATTTTTGAGTTTAAATTTATAGTATAGATGTGGTTTTTGTTCGAAtgaatgctgaattttgttttcCGTTCCCAGGTAAAACCCCCCAACTTAGGGTTCACAATCGCACCCTCTTCATCGTTTCTCAATCGATCAATCGGATTCTTCAAGGTACCAGTCGTCTCAAAATAACTTGACACCTGACTGACTGAAGCAATTGAACATCATCCTAACTGTGAATATTTCCTTTAAACATCGAAGCAACTCAACTATAGATAAATAATATGCAAAGAAATATTATTTACTTGCTTATTAAAtactagtgttttttttttttattcatgACATGAAGGATGGGAGGTGGCAGTATCATCACAACaatttattatttggtaaatgtttTGATGAAGCAGAAGCACAACGACCACTCCGGCGGCCGTGCACAATGCAAGTCTGTAAAAGGACTCCGACCAAACTTTCAACTTCAACTAATTATAACATACTTGGAGATGAATTGATTCTTTTAAAGAATTATGTCAGCCTCAAGGATCAGGTTAGTTAGTTACGGATGTTTAGAATTCCATTTGCATTAATTTGGGTCCAGTAATTGAATAAAAATTACGTACAAATTTATGATTTTCTATTTCACTTTCGAAACCCTAATAACCCTTAATACCTATTTCTAAATTCTAACCTAACTTCCATTGCTACCCTTGGTTTAAATTGTGCGATTGGTCCAAAAATGTGATGCTCGATGCGAGCATATTTATATAACATGCTAAAAACTTATTTATACATAACAACttatataaacatgtttaaaCTAAAGCAATATAAAACCATACTTAAACTAAAACCATTGACTTAATAATTAGAAGATGGGAGTTTTGTATTTTGGTTCAAATCAAGCATACTAAAATGTTTCTGGAACCACAGAAAGAGTTTACAAACCATAATGCTCCAAATCAAGCATACTAGAAAATTCATTATTGAAAAAACCAAACCCATTTCATataagttgaaaaaaaaaacaatgttgcGTGCATCAGAGCACAATATTCTCGCATCACGCATTATGCGTGTGTAACGcacgcattttaaaaccaagctcTTACCAATGGTAGGACTCACATCTAAATTTTGGTCTTttgtagttatatatatatatatatatatatatatatatatatagggtgaggatagtgtaaaaagggcctaaagtgtgagaagtgtattataacactatatataatactatataacaccatagaaacaccgtataacaatatgtaacaccatataataccatataacactatgtaacactatatatcattatataacaaatataacactatacatctatcatagacatactatcagacaacctatagtgttatatttgttatataatgatatatagggttacatagtgttatatggtattatttggtgttacatattgttatacggtgtttatatggtgttatatagtattatatatagtgttataatacacttctcacacttcttacactttgagcactttttacaggatcctctacctatatatatatatatatatatatatattagaaacAAATAGTTTGTAgtagttttaaaaataaaagtaaaatattattttgtcTAGGGTGAATTTGAGTTAATCGAAGGTGTTCAAGTTCTAAATAAGAATTGAATTGCATGTGTCTAGATCGAATACGATTTTAGGTAAAAAAAATTTATTAGTTGTAAATGTGTTAACCACCCCTAGATCAGGTATTCTGTTAAGTGTATGCACCTCTTTTGGGAAGAAGTTGAGTCTTGTTtatcttggttttaaaatgcgcgcataATGCGTGATGCGCCCGATGCACTAATGAGAGTGCATCGCAACAACTGATGCGATGCGTTTACGTGATGCGAGAATATTGCGTGCATTTCGCATAATGCGCTCATCGCATAATGCGCTCTGATGCACGCAACATTGTTTCTTATGCTTTTTTTTTTCCAGATTTTATGAACTGTGTTCGGTTttttccataattaacatcttaaTATGCTTGATTTGGACCAAAAAACACAACTCTTATCTTCTAATTACGTCAGTTGTTTTACTTTAAGTATGTTTATATGagtttttatgtataaataatttttaactattttttttataaagaacgCTTCACATACGTGATGCGCTCGCATCGCGCATCACGCATCAGTTTTTTGGACTAAACGCATCGGAGCACATCACGCAATTTAAAACCAAGTTGTttatcattgttttttttttctagtaagACGGAAACCTTTTTAAAGACCTGATTTGAGAATATGACTTGTAAAGATCTGATGTAAAACATAATAGCGATTGTATTGGAGTTGGCAAGCATGCTGTTAACCATGAAATGTAATGCCAACAATTGAATGCGAGGCTTAGATTTAAAAGTTGAGAAAACAGAGTTCTACCTTGCTTTCGTTTGGTTTGTCCTAAAAGATTTGATTGTTTTTCATGTAATAATAGCTTTTGAACTACAACTACAATatctttcttttgtttgttttttaaaaagaaGGAAggaattattattgttatttgctAATTACAAGTTGAGTATTTTTGACTTGGTTAGGTTGATATAGTGAATATCTGTGAAAAGTGGGGTGGTTCTAGGGGTTGTTTTTATGAGGAGTCTGATTTCATAGAGGGAGAAGAAGATTATTATCGTATACATACTTGTTTTGGTCGAATCTGGGATCCAGAAACAAAGTATGCAGACCGTTGTAAAAGAGATGGTTTTGAACCACCACCAATTCCATACCAACTTTATTCATTGGCTGAATTTGCACTTGAAGATGCTAAAGCCCATCTGCATAAACTTCGTTCAATGTCCCCAGAAACCTGCATAGTCAGATTCTATCCATCATTATATGGTCGACGTGGCCTTCACAGGGTTAGTTTAACTTCAAAATTGATTTTCCATGCATGCTAGTTCCAATCCGGCAAGTTTGAATAGTAGGTATTATTGGTGACTAATTTTTTATCTAAACATTTCGTGAGAAACCCATTTGTAGATGCATGAATTGAAATACTAGTAGAGTTAATTTGACTTGACTGGTTTTGTTTGATCGTAGGATCCCCCTGAGGCCCCTTGTCTGGATTTCCTCAGACTTTTGCCTACGGTTTCCATCTTCATTGGTGATACTGCAGAAGTTGACTATTACTGTCGTCGCAGGGATGTGGATTATAATACGGTTATGTTGCGGTCTGGTGATGTTTTGATAAATGGGGGCATCTTCAGATACTTTTCTCATGGGGTAAAGCAAATTCATGAACACACCATGCCTCAGTCGTTATTACAAGATACCGCTCTCAAATCGGGTTGTCTAAACCTTTCTTTAAGGCAATATTGACCACAGTGCGTGCTAATCTTATCTTTCCAGACTGATCGATCGAGGTGTTGTTTACATGAGTTTCATATTGTCATGTTAGTGGTATAAACACAATGTTTGTCCAGCATGGCCATGTTTCGTGTTTGTCATAAAGTAACTCGTGTGTTTGGTATTGACTTTACTCTTGACATTTCTagttttgtttgtaatttggtTTAAGATTATCTCTACTTTTTACTCTTTGTTTGTAATTTGATCATCTACTAATGCTCTAAGACCATgtttactttttttatttttgacaatGCCACATTGTTAGCCATGCATAAAAACCGGTATTAATCGTCATGGCTAAACATATATCGAGAGGAAACTGTCTTCTTGAATACTTACACTTGAAGCGAGTGTAGATACATAAATTACCGCACTACCCCTGCTATGACTTATGTATCGTACAGCCAACCTTGACCGATATTTGATTTTGGACTGCTATAAATGCATAGAAGTAAAACACATTTGATTTGTAATTCTCATGTAGTACTAgctttctttttattattatgCTAGCAATTCTTTCATGTATTTTATAAAATATAGCTGGTAAATTCATAGGGGTGGGAAAATGGGGAGGTTGAGCAGGTTTGAGTAATGAGTTAAGATGAGTATATGTTAGAAAAGCGTTTATTAAGAAAAGGGTTAGGATTGGTTTGGGTTAAGACGAGTTTTAGTCATGATAGgctaaatataaaaaataataataataaaatcaaaataattaaaaatatacaaaaactaAAATTCAAAAAACAGCCATATCCAAACAATGAGATCATGAAGCAATTAGTTGCTGCTAAACTTCAAAAAACAAAACATTGCCATATCTGTATGGTTCTTGTGTTTTTCTTTAATACAATTTACTGAACCAAATCCATAAAATATGAAGCACATAAAACATAAAGCAGCCAAActataaaacacataaaaaataaAGCAACCAAAATATTAATGGATGTATCAATTTTCCACCTAAACATCTTTAATACAATTGACTGAACCAAGTCCATCGTTTATTCTTTAGCATATATACAAATGTCAAATTTAATATTTTCCTTTAAAGCACTTTcaataaatcacaaattttatACAAACATGCAATATTCAATTTAATGGTCATGTAACATCATATTTTTGACATTAATATCATTTTACCACGAATGTGTTTATTCTCTACAAAAGTAAACTATAATCACTGCAAAACAATCAACACAGCTCCCCGAGTAATTTCTTAATTAGCGAACAGGTATGAAGAATCTAATTGTGATGTTAGAGCGTTCCCAATCAAACCTCTTTACTCCATCTCTATAATTACATTATAAAACACTACCCTTCCTccctccttttcaattaaataatacttttatcattacattttctctctcctccactcacaacaaatttaaaaaaatattaagaaATTATAGAGGTTAACAGTATCTCCTCCAAATAgtaactttttttcttttttctctcTCTCCCACTCACAACAATTTACAAGAGGCTACACTGACACAAATATACAGAAGAATCTGTTGTGAAGGCTCTTATATTGTTTATTATTGTCAAAGAAATATATAAGCAGCCCAAACATACAGTGGGCTTGAGATGGGCTCATGGGGTAGAAGATGAATCTAGTATTTAAAGGATGCATGTGTCTTCATATTCTTGCATCAACGGCGATCGATGATGTATACATCTTCTTTTGGTGGTTTTGGGGTGAGCAAAATTTCGTTCTGCTAAAGTTTTTCTCCAAAATTTTGAGTTTAATTTTATAGTATAGCTGTGGTTTTTGTTCGAATGCATGCTGAATTTTGTTTTTGGTTCCCAGGTAAAACCCTCCAACTTAGGGTTCACAATCGCACCCTCTTCATCGTTCGATAATCATCGATCAATCGGATTCTTCAAGGTACCAGTTACCCACTTTGCATCCATGCACGTGAACTAGCATTTCCATGTTTTCATTTTGCTTGCTACATTTGTTTGAGGTAGTAGTTATTTCTAATTTGCATATAATTAAAGAttctgtatgtatgtatgtatgttgcaTTTCTTGCTACTGAAAAAGATGATCGAGAAAACTTCCATTTGGTTTGGTGTTCTTTCTTCTCTAAATATTATTATAATGTTGTTACAACATGCAGAGAAATATTATTTATAcatccataattatgtaattGGTCACCAACAACTATCTTTGGTCCGTATAATGTTGTTATATGCAAAGATAATATTATTATGGGAAAAGTGAATATGAGGCTGTTACACATGTAAGCTTATATGCGAAACCTatcaaaactacgtagttttgatTAAAAGCCAACTAAAACCAATTAAATCTAGTATTTTATTGGCATCCGTTTTCAACTCTCCAATAATTTCTCCAGTTGGTTTTGCCAATTCTCCTATCAACTGATCTGAAACTTAGCCTACGAAATGATCAACAACAAagtttttttcattttatttggTCTACAAATCTTAGTTATTCTATTCTTTTTCCCTCTTCCCTTGATCGTGAGTGACAGCCTCCAACAACCCTTTAGCCTACGAAATTAACAACAGCAAcaaatttttttcaattttaaatttATTGAACTGAAAATCTTCCAATCAAATTCTGTATATTGACAGACTGGAGAAAATTAAAACCAAAAATATGATATGTCTGGATATGCCTTGTCAAAATTCAGTAATTCACCATTTCGATGGAAAAATTGAATATAGATGTATGGAATAAGAAGATTTTTGGTTTGTTGTTCATTCCTTTATTAGCCGAATAAAGAGATTTAATTGGTTTCTTAATGCTGTTCTTTCAAGAGGCAATAAATTATAGATTTAATTGATGGAGAATTAAAAAGTTGACCGGAGAATTTAATGAAAAATTGGAAAAAGATGAAATTAAGTGACAGAAATAAGGAGATTTAATTGGTTTTTAatcaaaactacgtagttttgatAGGTTTCGCATATAAGCTTATATGTGTAACAGCCTCATATTCACTTTCCccttattattaatatatatacttGCAGGATACATTCCATGGTTC encodes:
- the LOC110921641 gene encoding uncharacterized protein LOC110921641, producing the protein MLDFSCFLDVGFKIKGLKNKTGNLRVVEKVVMLGLTRVACWCLWLARNKVVFSDTEVNIDSMFSEVKSLGFLCKGSNGTFINGTFLDPSSNSTLSSSSLPLNTYDSVSIMRIFMVLLSSVVKPPNLGFTIAPSSSFLNRSIGFFKDGRWQYHHNNLLFGKCFDEAEAQRPLRRPCTMQVCKRTPTKLSTSTNYNILGDELILLKNYVSLKDQVDIVNICEKWGGSRGCFYEESDFIEGEEDYYRIHTCFGRIWDPETKYADRCKRDGFEPPPIPYQLYSLAEFALEDAKAHLHKLRSMSPETCIVRFYPSLYGRRGLHRDPPEAPCLDFLRLLPTVSIFIGDTAEVDYYCRRRDVDYNTVMLRSGDVLINGGIFRYFSHGVKQIHEHTMPQSLLQDTALKSGCLNLSLRQY